From the Octadecabacter antarcticus 307 genome, one window contains:
- the rpmA gene encoding 50S ribosomal protein L27, whose amino-acid sequence MAHKKAGGSSRNGRDSAGRRLGIKKFGGELVIPGNIIARQRGNKWWPGQGVGEGKDHTIFAVVEGNVTFRKGFKGRTFISVAPLAEAAE is encoded by the coding sequence ATGGCACATAAAAAAGCAGGCGGATCATCGCGTAACGGTCGCGACTCCGCTGGTCGCCGTCTTGGCATCAAAAAGTTTGGTGGCGAACTTGTCATTCCAGGCAACATCATTGCACGTCAGCGCGGCAACAAATGGTGGCCGGGTCAGGGCGTTGGCGAAGGCAAGGATCACACGATCTTCGCAGTCGTCGAAGGCAACGTGACCTTCCGCAAAGGCTTTAAGGGCCGCACCTTTATCTCTGTTGCTCCGCTTGCCGAGGCAGCCGAGTAA
- a CDS encoding type I restriction endonuclease subunit R: protein MSTVGQIEKKTQARVVQLFQDQLGYDYLGNWIDRDDNHNIEEVYLRPFLETQGYAPALITRAIAHLTKTATDQSRSLYDINRDVYDLLRYGVKVKAEVGELTQTVWLIDWANPEANHFAVAEEVAVKAATSDGKTFGKRPDVVIYVNGIALGVLELKRSTVSVSEGIRQNLDNQKPMFIQRFFSTMQMIMAGNDTEGLRYSVIEAKEKYWLSWREENPAYREGIDPRDKRYLPDAPSAEGASPLDCALVRLCAKDRFLEMIHNFLVFDAGVKKTCRHNQYFGVRAAQEQIRRREGGIIWHTQGSGKSLTMVWLAKWIRENVKDARVLVITDRTELDEQIEKVFKGVNEDILRSKSGADLIARLNAEAPWLLCSLIHKFGGKEEADGDVSGYIEEMSQALPKDFHAKGDLYVFVDECHRSQSGDLHKAMKAILPNAMFIGFTGTPLLKEDKRTSLEVFGPYIHTYKFNEAVADGVVLDLRYEARDIDQNITSQDKINKWFEIKTQGLNDLAKAQLKARWGTMQKVMSSQSRLEKIVADILLDMELRDRLKSGHGNAMLVSSSIYQACKFYELFDKTDLAGKCAIVTSYKPTASDIKGEESGEGLTERLRQYEIYTKMLGGQDAEAFEKQAKKKFIDEPGQMKLLIVVDKLLTGFDAPSATYLYIDKKMQDHGLFQAICRVNRLDGDDKEYGYIIDYKDLFKSLETSIEDYTTEAFDGYDKEDVAGLLTDRLKMARDRLDDALEAVRALCEPVETPRDTHAYLQFFCAKDTSDKDALKENEPKRLALYRLVASLVRAYAETANEMGEVGYSDSEMAAIKADVDHFEKVRNEVKLASGDYIDLKMYEPAMRHLIDTYIRAEESEIISNFDDMSLIQLIVERGVDAVDALPSGIRKNKEAVAETIENNVRKLIIDETPINPKYYEKMSDLLDALIVQRRTEVIDYEAYLAKIVELAKQAKRPEPTTSYPASVNSPAKRALYDNLSEDEDLAVAVDAAIRATKKDAWRDHPVKKKEVRNAIKEHIADPTLVDVIFDLARNQHEY, encoded by the coding sequence ATGAGTACAGTTGGACAGATCGAGAAAAAAACCCAAGCACGAGTGGTCCAACTATTTCAGGATCAGTTGGGTTACGACTACCTTGGTAACTGGATTGACCGCGATGATAACCACAACATCGAAGAGGTCTATCTACGGCCCTTCCTTGAAACCCAGGGTTATGCCCCCGCGCTGATCACCCGCGCCATTGCGCATTTGACCAAGACTGCCACCGACCAGTCCCGCAGCCTGTATGACATCAATCGAGATGTTTATGACCTGCTGCGCTATGGTGTAAAGGTGAAGGCTGAGGTGGGCGAACTGACCCAGACCGTCTGGCTGATCGATTGGGCTAACCCCGAGGCTAACCATTTTGCCGTCGCTGAGGAGGTGGCTGTCAAGGCAGCGACGTCGGACGGCAAGACCTTTGGCAAGCGCCCTGATGTGGTAATTTATGTTAACGGTATTGCGCTCGGCGTGCTGGAGCTGAAACGCTCGACCGTGTCGGTGTCGGAAGGCATCCGTCAGAATCTCGACAACCAGAAACCGATGTTCATCCAGCGGTTCTTTTCCACCATGCAGATGATCATGGCAGGGAATGATACCGAAGGGCTGCGCTACAGCGTAATTGAGGCTAAGGAGAAATACTGGCTGTCTTGGCGCGAGGAGAACCCAGCTTATCGCGAAGGGATTGATCCTCGCGACAAGCGCTATCTGCCGGACGCTCCGAGTGCGGAAGGGGCATCACCGCTTGATTGTGCGCTGGTCCGGCTGTGCGCCAAGGACCGTTTTCTGGAGATGATCCACAACTTTTTGGTTTTCGATGCTGGAGTTAAAAAGACCTGCCGCCACAACCAGTATTTTGGTGTGCGTGCGGCGCAAGAGCAGATCAGGCGCCGCGAGGGCGGGATCATCTGGCACACCCAAGGCTCGGGTAAGAGCCTGACGATGGTTTGGCTGGCCAAGTGGATACGCGAAAACGTCAAGGACGCCCGCGTGCTTGTGATCACTGACCGCACCGAGCTGGATGAGCAGATCGAAAAGGTTTTCAAGGGCGTCAATGAGGATATTCTGCGCAGCAAAAGTGGTGCCGACCTTATCGCACGATTGAATGCTGAGGCCCCTTGGTTGCTGTGTTCCCTGATCCACAAGTTCGGCGGCAAGGAAGAGGCTGACGGCGATGTCAGCGGCTACATTGAAGAAATGAGCCAAGCGTTGCCAAAGGATTTTCATGCCAAAGGTGATCTATACGTCTTTGTTGATGAATGTCATCGCTCGCAAAGTGGCGACCTGCACAAGGCAATGAAGGCGATCCTGCCGAATGCTATGTTCATCGGCTTCACCGGCACGCCGCTGCTGAAAGAGGACAAGCGGACAAGCCTCGAAGTGTTTGGCCCCTATATTCATACCTACAAATTCAATGAGGCGGTGGCTGACGGTGTCGTGTTGGATCTGCGCTATGAGGCGCGGGATATCGATCAGAACATCACGTCGCAGGACAAGATCAACAAGTGGTTCGAAATTAAGACACAGGGCCTGAACGATCTGGCCAAGGCGCAGCTTAAGGCTCGCTGGGGCACGATGCAGAAGGTCATGTCGAGCCAGTCACGTCTTGAGAAGATCGTTGCGGACATCTTGTTAGACATGGAGTTGAGGGACCGCCTGAAGAGCGGGCACGGCAACGCTATGCTGGTGTCGTCGAGCATTTATCAGGCGTGCAAGTTCTATGAGTTGTTCGACAAAACCGATCTGGCAGGAAAATGCGCGATCGTCACGTCGTACAAGCCCACCGCGAGCGATATCAAGGGCGAAGAAAGCGGCGAGGGGCTTACCGAGCGACTGCGGCAATACGAAATCTACACCAAGATGCTGGGCGGTCAGGATGCAGAGGCATTCGAAAAACAAGCCAAGAAGAAGTTCATCGACGAGCCGGGGCAAATGAAGTTGCTGATCGTAGTGGACAAACTTCTGACCGGGTTCGATGCACCATCGGCCACATACCTCTACATCGACAAGAAGATGCAGGACCATGGACTGTTCCAAGCTATTTGCCGCGTCAACCGGTTGGACGGCGACGACAAAGAATACGGCTACATCATCGACTATAAGGACTTGTTCAAAAGCCTTGAGACTTCGATCGAAGATTACACAACCGAGGCTTTCGACGGTTATGACAAGGAGGATGTTGCAGGACTGTTGACCGATCGCCTGAAGATGGCGCGGGACCGCTTGGACGACGCACTGGAAGCCGTTCGTGCACTTTGCGAACCCGTTGAGACGCCTCGAGACACTCACGCTTATTTGCAATTTTTCTGTGCCAAAGATACTTCAGACAAAGATGCCTTGAAAGAGAATGAGCCGAAGCGTCTGGCTCTTTACCGGCTGGTTGCATCGCTTGTGCGCGCCTATGCAGAGACAGCAAATGAGATGGGTGAAGTAGGCTATTCAGATAGCGAAATGGCGGCCATTAAGGCGGACGTTGATCACTTTGAAAAAGTCCGAAACGAGGTGAAGTTGGCCAGTGGCGACTACATTGATCTCAAGATGTACGAACCTGCGATGCGGCACTTGATCGACACCTATATCCGTGCCGAGGAAAGCGAGATCATTTCGAATTTTGACGACATGTCACTGATCCAGCTGATCGTCGAGCGAGGCGTTGATGCTGTGGATGCTCTGCCCAGCGGAATTCGCAAGAACAAAGAAGCGGTTGCCGAAACAATCGAAAATAACGTCCGCAAGCTGATCATCGACGAAACGCCGATCAATCCAAAGTACTATGAGAAGATGTCGGACCTCTTGGACGCGCTGATCGTGCAGCGGAGGACTGAAGTAATTGATTATGAAGCGTATCTTGCAAAAATTGTTGAATTGGCAAAGCAGGCAAAGAGGCCTGAGCCCACGACATCGTACCCTGCGTCGGTCAACTCTCCTGCAAAGCGGGCCTTGTATGATAACCTCAGCGAAGATGAAGACTTGGCTGTGGCAGTCGACGCGGCCATACGCGCGACCAAGAAAGACGCCTGGCGCGACCATCCGGTTAAGAAAAAGGAAGTGCGCAACGCAATCAAGGAACATATCGCTGATCCAACCTTGGTGGATGTGATTTTTGACTTGGCCAGAAATCAGCATGAATATTGA
- a CDS encoding M48 family metallopeptidase, translated as MNIEGHQITVGGIDVDVVRKPIKNLHLGVYPPNGRVRVAAPVGVSDEAVRLAVVTRMGWIKRQQSKFGTQPRQTERSYVSGESHFFFGQRYRLNVVSGAPAGRVHIRSGQTLDLYVRSGSEQATRERIFQDWYRGELRNRAAPLMATWAKAFDIDPPWWGIKRMKTKWGTCNIEAKRVWLNLELVKKPPLCLEYVIVHELVHFFERNHSDRFVALLNQKLPQWRLIRDELNAAPLSHEEWS; from the coding sequence ATGAATATTGAAGGGCATCAGATCACGGTTGGCGGAATTGATGTCGATGTTGTCAGAAAGCCGATTAAGAACCTCCATCTTGGCGTTTACCCGCCAAATGGCCGTGTGCGGGTTGCTGCCCCTGTTGGCGTTAGTGATGAGGCAGTGCGTTTGGCCGTCGTTACGCGGATGGGTTGGATCAAACGGCAGCAGTCTAAGTTTGGGACCCAGCCGCGGCAAACGGAGCGATCCTATGTGTCTGGCGAGAGCCATTTCTTCTTCGGCCAGCGCTACCGTTTGAACGTTGTAAGTGGCGCGCCCGCAGGTCGTGTTCATATCCGTAGCGGCCAGACGCTTGACCTCTATGTCCGGTCGGGAAGTGAACAGGCAACAAGAGAGCGTATTTTCCAAGACTGGTATCGCGGTGAATTGCGCAATCGCGCCGCCCCCTTAATGGCAACTTGGGCCAAAGCGTTTGACATCGATCCTCCCTGGTGGGGGATAAAGCGAATGAAGACCAAGTGGGGCACCTGCAACATCGAGGCTAAGCGTGTCTGGCTGAACCTTGAACTGGTGAAAAAACCACCACTGTGTCTAGAGTACGTCATTGTGCATGAGCTGGTTCATTTCTTTGAACGGAACCATTCGGATCGGTTTGTAGCATTGCTAAATCAAAAGCTGCCCCAATGGCGGCTGATCAGAGATGAACTGAATGCGGCACCGCTTTCACACGAAGAGTGGAGCTAA
- a CDS encoding restriction endonuclease subunit S produces the protein MGVIPDDWEVSTLANLAEYPMQNGVFFEANRKGKGCPMINVGDLYGGSPIPVGFLERFDASPDEQKRFQVNDGDLFFTRSSIVPSGIAQCNHVSIAEGDTVVFDSHVIRYRPNPKIIDALFLFRACTASNTRRYLISHAKTGTMTTIDQRVLSACPITFPPLPEQRAIAEALSDADALIAALEAMIAKKRDLKQAAMQQLLTGKTRLPGFSGEWKVSQQQDVITFINGRAYGRHEWETSGTPVCRLQNLTGSGEKFYYSKLVLPERQYMLEGDLIYMWSASFGPHIWTGPRAIFHYHIWKLECDTEEVDRQFYYYKLVEITEALQATMGGSTMLHLTKTGMEKFLVNLPPIEEQTAIAEVLSDMDADLAALEARAAKARTVKQGMMQELLTGKVRLV, from the coding sequence GTGGGGGTGATCCCGGACGACTGGGAAGTATCCACATTAGCCAACCTTGCCGAATACCCAATGCAAAATGGTGTTTTCTTTGAGGCCAATAGAAAAGGTAAAGGCTGCCCTATGATCAATGTTGGAGACCTTTACGGAGGTTCTCCAATCCCGGTTGGTTTTCTTGAAAGGTTTGATGCGTCGCCGGACGAACAAAAACGTTTCCAAGTGAACGATGGAGACCTTTTCTTTACAAGGTCATCAATAGTGCCGTCTGGCATTGCGCAATGTAATCATGTGTCCATAGCTGAGGGCGACACTGTGGTTTTTGACAGCCATGTAATTCGATATCGCCCAAATCCCAAAATTATCGATGCTCTATTTCTTTTCAGGGCATGCACAGCATCAAACACTCGTCGCTATTTGATATCTCACGCCAAAACGGGAACGATGACGACAATCGATCAACGGGTGCTAAGCGCGTGCCCCATCACTTTTCCACCTCTCCCTGAACAACGCGCCATTGCGGAGGCGTTGAGTGATGCGGATGCGTTGATTGCGGCGCTGGAGGCAATGATCGCCAAGAAGCGCGACCTCAAGCAGGCCGCCATGCAGCAGCTCCTCACTGGCAAAACCCGCCTGCCGGGGTTTTCGGGGGAGTGGAAGGTGTCCCAGCAACAAGACGTCATCACTTTTATCAATGGACGCGCGTACGGGAGACATGAGTGGGAGACTTCCGGAACACCGGTTTGCCGACTGCAAAACCTCACAGGCTCAGGTGAGAAATTCTACTACTCCAAATTGGTTCTGCCAGAGCGGCAATACATGCTTGAAGGTGATCTCATTTATATGTGGTCGGCTTCTTTTGGGCCCCACATATGGACAGGGCCGCGTGCAATCTTCCACTATCACATTTGGAAGTTAGAATGTGACACCGAAGAAGTTGATCGCCAATTTTACTATTACAAATTGGTTGAAATTACGGAAGCACTACAAGCCACGATGGGTGGTTCCACGATGTTACATTTGACAAAGACTGGAATGGAGAAATTTCTTGTCAATTTGCCACCCATAGAGGAACAAACCGCCATTGCCGAAGTCCTCTCTGACATGGACGCCGATCTCGCGGCACTCGAAGCCCGCGCCGCCAAGGCCCGCACGGTCAAGCAGGGCATGATGCAGGAATTGCTGACCGGAAAGGTGCGGCTGGTATGA
- a CDS encoding 8-oxoguanine DNA glycosylase OGG fold protein, giving the protein MKNAHTLSSGCNVAALAAFAEGTKDGLHPDDIGGKAVQSFARGLKHVDSARLPQDQMTRSELFFLAKDTSIDTSTVSAAIMAWGGMNQRYSPKFFDTAKDGWLEIADGIRKGDLDRGAAYARFAGLRDESNLYGVGPAYFTKLIYFLTPRPSEDCPNAYIMDQWAGCSINLLIGHELVKMDVTRTWKAGAKKAGSSFRVSDANTAVEYEDFCSKVDVLRVHFDLSPDQVDRQMIATGGKKKSSWRNYVIENRRT; this is encoded by the coding sequence ATGAAGAATGCCCACACTTTATCCAGCGGCTGTAATGTCGCAGCGCTTGCGGCTTTTGCGGAGGGGACCAAAGACGGTCTGCACCCGGATGATATCGGAGGGAAGGCTGTTCAGAGCTTTGCTCGGGGCCTGAAGCACGTTGATAGCGCACGGTTACCGCAAGACCAAATGACGCGTTCAGAGTTATTTTTCCTTGCAAAAGACACCTCCATCGACACGTCAACCGTGAGTGCTGCAATCATGGCGTGGGGGGGCATGAACCAAAGGTATAGCCCGAAGTTCTTTGATACCGCGAAAGATGGCTGGCTCGAGATTGCCGATGGCATTCGCAAAGGCGACCTTGACCGGGGCGCTGCTTATGCGCGTTTTGCCGGACTTCGGGACGAAAGCAATCTTTACGGTGTGGGTCCTGCCTATTTCACCAAGTTGATTTATTTTCTTACGCCGCGCCCCTCGGAGGACTGCCCGAACGCTTATATCATGGATCAATGGGCGGGATGCTCGATCAATCTCCTCATCGGTCACGAATTGGTAAAGATGGATGTGACGCGGACGTGGAAAGCAGGGGCTAAAAAGGCTGGTTCTTCTTTCAGGGTTTCTGACGCAAACACAGCCGTTGAGTATGAGGATTTTTGTTCCAAGGTAGATGTGCTGCGCGTACATTTCGATCTTAGTCCAGATCAAGTTGACCGCCAAATGATTGCAACGGGCGGGAAAAAGAAGTCCAGTTGGCGTAACTATGTCATTGAGAACAGGCGTACATGA
- a CDS encoding GNAT family N-acetyltransferase: MTVVDQGIAQPVIDTPRFTLRPLRTSDGGLLEMHLGDMRVANMTRVIPHPLPPEYIANLIERATDPKRTEDFWAVDGSAHGHAEVMGVIKMFKLDRNQSEIRYWVAPAFWNSGIATDAVEAILRANPQGACDIYAQVFQDNPSSARILINAGFAYLGDAETFSVARNSVTPTWTYARKMDQPKSQGRPAPKGSAKPA; the protein is encoded by the coding sequence ATGACTGTAGTCGACCAAGGCATCGCCCAGCCGGTGATTGACACCCCGAGATTTACGCTGCGCCCATTGCGCACATCCGACGGTGGTTTGCTTGAGATGCATCTGGGGGACATGCGGGTCGCGAACATGACGCGCGTGATCCCACATCCGTTACCACCCGAATACATCGCCAATTTGATCGAACGGGCGACCGACCCAAAGCGCACCGAAGATTTCTGGGCGGTTGACGGGTCCGCACATGGCCACGCTGAGGTTATGGGCGTCATCAAGATGTTCAAACTTGATCGCAACCAGTCCGAGATCCGCTATTGGGTGGCACCGGCGTTCTGGAATTCAGGCATTGCCACCGACGCGGTTGAGGCAATTTTGCGCGCCAACCCGCAAGGTGCGTGCGACATCTATGCGCAAGTGTTTCAAGACAATCCCAGTTCCGCCCGCATCCTTATCAACGCGGGCTTTGCCTATCTGGGTGATGCAGAAACGTTTTCAGTTGCGCGAAATTCAGTGACGCCGACGTGGACCTATGCGCGCAAAATGGACCAACCGAAGTCTCAAGGTCGTCCCGCCCCCAAAGGATCGGCCAAGCCCGCTTGA
- a CDS encoding DUF2059 domain-containing protein — translation MFMRFATLATVATFAMPAIAQESETDVLFDLLMLPDIIEIMRQEGVDYGDTIGQDLFGGPPTAEWAATVERIYDNDMMENMVRTDFVASLEDADLSPMIDFFGSEQGQMIVGLEVSARRALLDDAVEEAGKEVAAIAAADDNPRIELVGEFVDTNNLIETNVEGALNSNLAFYAGLLDGGAFDGALSEEQILSDVWGQEQEIRESTTEWIYSFLFMAYQPLDDADLQAYIAFSETDSGSKINRAMFESFDRLFTGISRSLGRAAANEMTTQEL, via the coding sequence ATGTTTATGCGTTTTGCAACACTTGCCACCGTCGCGACCTTTGCCATGCCAGCGATCGCACAGGAGAGCGAGACGGATGTGCTGTTTGATCTACTTATGCTGCCTGATATTATTGAGATCATGCGCCAAGAGGGGGTCGATTACGGTGATACTATCGGCCAAGATTTATTTGGTGGACCACCGACGGCTGAATGGGCCGCGACGGTGGAACGGATTTACGACAACGACATGATGGAAAACATGGTGCGCACGGATTTTGTGGCGTCTTTGGAAGACGCCGATCTGTCGCCGATGATTGACTTCTTCGGTTCGGAGCAAGGCCAGATGATCGTTGGGCTTGAGGTCAGCGCGCGGCGCGCATTGCTCGATGACGCCGTGGAAGAGGCTGGCAAAGAAGTGGCAGCGATTGCAGCGGCGGATGACAACCCGCGCATTGAGTTGGTCGGTGAATTCGTCGACACCAACAACTTGATTGAAACCAACGTCGAAGGGGCCCTGAATTCCAACCTCGCGTTTTATGCAGGGCTTTTGGATGGCGGTGCATTTGATGGCGCGTTGAGCGAAGAGCAAATACTGTCAGATGTCTGGGGCCAAGAGCAAGAAATTCGCGAGAGCACGACTGAGTGGATTTATTCGTTCCTGTTCATGGCGTACCAGCCGCTTGATGATGCGGATTTGCAGGCATATATTGCGTTTTCGGAGACGGATTCCGGTAGTAAAATCAACCGCGCAATGTTTGAGAGTTTTGATCGCTTGTTCACGGGGATCAGCCGGTCTTTGGGTCGCGCTGCGGCCAATGAGATGACGACGCAGGAACTTTAG
- the obgE gene encoding GTPase ObgE has translation MKFLDLCKVYIRSGTGGGGCIAFRREKYIEFGGPNGGDGGRGGDVIVEAVDNLNTLIDFRYQQHFFAKNGEAGKGQQRTGADGNDILLKVPTGTEIMDEDQETVLIDLAETGQTVVLAKGGNGGWGNLHFKTATNQAPRRSNPGQDGIERTVWLRLKLIADAGLLGLPNAGKSTFLAATSNARPKIADYPFTTLIPNLGVVGVDGSEFVVADIPGLIEGASDGKGLGDLFLGHVERCSVLLHLIDGTSGDPVGDYKTIIGELEKYGGHLVDKPRVTVLNKIDTLDAEERKFIADEIKAGTGVDVMLMAGATGEGTVDVLRALKATIAADKLAQNAVEEEEPWRP, from the coding sequence ATGAAGTTCCTCGACCTGTGCAAAGTCTACATCCGCTCCGGTACTGGCGGTGGTGGCTGCATCGCGTTCCGGCGTGAAAAGTATATTGAATTTGGCGGACCCAATGGCGGTGACGGCGGGCGTGGCGGTGATGTGATCGTCGAGGCGGTTGATAACCTCAACACGTTGATTGATTTTCGCTATCAACAGCACTTTTTCGCCAAAAATGGCGAAGCCGGCAAAGGTCAGCAGCGCACGGGTGCTGATGGCAACGACATCCTGCTTAAGGTTCCGACTGGGACTGAGATTATGGATGAAGATCAGGAAACTGTTCTCATTGATTTGGCGGAAACCGGGCAAACTGTTGTGCTGGCAAAGGGTGGCAATGGCGGGTGGGGAAACCTGCATTTCAAAACCGCCACCAACCAAGCACCGCGTCGGTCCAACCCCGGTCAAGACGGGATTGAACGCACGGTCTGGTTGCGCCTGAAGCTAATTGCGGATGCAGGGCTGTTGGGCCTGCCGAACGCTGGTAAATCAACGTTTTTGGCTGCGACATCCAACGCACGTCCAAAAATTGCAGATTATCCTTTTACCACTCTGATCCCGAATTTGGGAGTTGTCGGCGTTGATGGGTCCGAATTCGTGGTCGCGGATATCCCGGGTCTGATTGAGGGCGCGAGCGACGGTAAAGGCCTCGGTGATTTGTTCCTTGGCCATGTTGAACGCTGTTCGGTGCTCTTGCACTTGATCGATGGCACATCGGGCGATCCGGTGGGCGATTACAAAACTATCATTGGTGAGTTGGAAAAATACGGTGGCCATTTGGTCGACAAGCCACGCGTGACCGTGCTGAACAAGATTGACACGCTTGATGCTGAGGAACGCAAGTTCATCGCGGATGAAATTAAGGCTGGAACTGGCGTTGATGTGATGTTGATGGCAGGTGCCACGGGTGAGGGCACGGTCGACGTGCTGCGCGCGCTGAAAGCCACAATCGCGGCGGACAAACTGGCCCAAAACGCCGTTG
- a CDS encoding LysE family translocator gives MSVAILPFLAFATSQVGTPGPANMVLLATGARYGLRRALPFVAGVALGKQLIIWPLGFGLLALQDDYPLVFQALKWISVAYILWLAYRVAGMRLEVGAADGPPPGFLAGLIVHPLNPKAWGLITTGFTTFVIADTPPLQATATIAICLLGLQMVLHPIWTFAGQWIAAGLAGRPGEKYLMWTLAALTVASVFYALFGGTQFQGTAQ, from the coding sequence ATGTCTGTCGCCATTCTGCCCTTTCTTGCATTTGCAACGTCGCAAGTCGGCACACCCGGTCCGGCCAATATGGTCTTGCTGGCAACAGGCGCGCGATACGGTTTGCGCCGCGCATTGCCGTTTGTGGCTGGCGTCGCCCTTGGAAAACAACTGATCATTTGGCCCTTGGGGTTCGGTCTGTTGGCATTACAAGACGACTATCCTCTTGTGTTCCAAGCGCTAAAATGGATTTCGGTCGCCTATATTCTGTGGCTTGCCTACCGCGTGGCTGGCATGCGCCTTGAGGTTGGGGCGGCCGATGGCCCGCCACCCGGTTTCTTGGCCGGCCTCATCGTGCACCCGCTGAACCCCAAGGCTTGGGGTCTGATCACGACGGGCTTTACGACCTTCGTGATCGCAGACACTCCCCCCTTGCAAGCCACAGCGACGATAGCCATTTGTCTGTTGGGCTTACAAATGGTGCTGCACCCGATCTGGACCTTTGCTGGTCAGTGGATCGCGGCAGGTTTGGCTGGAAGACCCGGAGAAAAATACCTGATGTGGACGCTGGCGGCATTGACCGTTGCCTCAGTCTTTTATGCATTATTTGGTGGCACACAATTCCAAGGAACAGCCCAATGA
- the rplU gene encoding 50S ribosomal protein L21, translating into MFAVLKTGGKQYRVTTGDVLRVEKIAAETGDKIQFNEILMVGKNVGAPVVDDAGVQAEVIDQIKGEKTINFVKRRRKHSSKRTKGHRQQLTLVRIGAILETGAGKSGVMAALNGTGFMSASMIERAANKGAPSSLKAAANAERASQPKRAAKTAAPKAAPKAAKPVAETEAPAGSDDLTAITGVGPAAAKKLVAAGVTSYAALAAVDVDTFDAVKVKPEWVAQAADLAK; encoded by the coding sequence ATGTTTGCGGTTCTCAAAACCGGCGGCAAGCAGTACCGAGTCACCACTGGTGATGTACTACGGGTCGAAAAGATCGCTGCCGAAACCGGCGATAAAATCCAATTCAACGAAATTCTGATGGTTGGCAAGAACGTGGGCGCGCCCGTGGTTGATGACGCTGGCGTGCAGGCCGAAGTGATCGACCAGATCAAAGGCGAAAAGACGATTAACTTCGTTAAGCGCCGCCGCAAGCATTCGTCCAAGCGTACCAAAGGCCACCGTCAGCAACTGACACTGGTTCGCATCGGTGCCATCTTGGAAACTGGCGCAGGCAAGTCTGGCGTTATGGCCGCACTGAATGGCACCGGCTTTATGTCAGCGTCCATGATCGAACGTGCTGCCAACAAAGGCGCGCCGTCGTCGCTGAAAGCCGCTGCAAACGCAGAACGTGCGTCCCAGCCTAAGAGGGCCGCGAAAACTGCGGCACCCAAGGCTGCGCCGAAAGCCGCAAAGCCGGTTGCTGAAACAGAGGCGCCCGCGGGCTCCGACGATCTGACAGCCATAACTGGTGTTGGTCCGGCTGCCGCCAAGAAGCTCGTAGCGGCTGGTGTCACGTCTTACGCGGCACTTGCGGCAGTTGACGTCGATACGTTCGATGCGGTTAAAGTGAAGCCAGAGTGGGTGGCGCAAGCTGCCGACCTCGCGAAATAA